The following coding sequences lie in one Drosophila sulfurigaster albostrigata strain 15112-1811.04 chromosome 2R, ASM2355843v2, whole genome shotgun sequence genomic window:
- the LOC133837919 gene encoding uncharacterized protein DDB_G0283697-like, which translates to MRCVLFCIILTLYVGVRGDSFKRKAFVRQPKCMYLVDPGPCHGKFQVYGFDPFANICSLFTYGGCGGNPNRFGDYSHCSRDCLVRAKETEPDDSYGEEIEEEEEEEEDDYEEEDEDEDKDKGDEKEKEKEDEDKDKEDHTDEKKDDSKEVIEKEKEGNKEEKEDEDEDDDDLPKENTDNKNEKEKQKEDEDEYKDNGDYTDENKDDSKEDQSKVRNKQKSIKKERPSRR; encoded by the exons ATGAGGTGCGTTTTGTTCTGTATTATTCTGACTCTCTACGTGGGAGTTAGAGGTGATTCTTTTAAGAGAAAGGCATTTGTGAGGCAGC CGAAATGCATGTACTTGGTGGATCCGGGACCTTGTCACGGCAAATTTCAGGTCTATGGCTTCGATCCCTTCGCCAACATTTGCAGCTTATTCACATACGGCGGTTGCGGAGGAAATCCGAATCGATTCGGCGATTATTCGCACTGCTCGAGGGATTGTCTTGTGAGGGCGAAGGAAACTGAACCTGACGATTCGTATGGTGAGGAAAtcgaggaagaggaagaggaggaggaggacgatTACGAAGAGgaagacgaagatgaagataaagataaaggagacgagaaagaaaaagaaaaggaagacgaagacaaagacaaagaggATCATACCGACGAAAAGAAGGACGACTCGAAAGAAGTCATAGAGAAGGAAAAAGAAGGgaacaaagaagaaaaagaagacgaagacgaggaTGATGACGATCTCCCAAAAGAAAACACAgacaataaaaacgaaaaagaaaaacaaaaggaagaTGAAGACGAATACAAGGACAATGGTGATTATACCGACGAGAACAAGGACGACTCGAAAGAAGACCAAAGCAAAGttagaaataaacaaaagtcaataaaaaaagaaagaccAAGCCGAAGATGA